In Necator americanus strain Aroian chromosome IV, whole genome shotgun sequence, the following proteins share a genomic window:
- a CDS encoding hypothetical protein (NECATOR_CHRIV.G16221.T5) — protein MRPSVRDHSDAPLICQLKKLFIFLRTFAQEYRATYHGSDVVREFWQKQEKELYNRLRDQGNVKNMWCCLASHYFEWVAGIPELKFMSIREKRRRFTLQNSHIAVSPPLLVFLEYRWDKLKPRIASTLASSLAVIL, from the exons ATGAGACCTTCTGTCCGCGACCATTCAGATGCTCCTTTGATATGTCAATTGAAGAAGCTCTTCATTTTCCTCAGAACATTTGCACAAGAATACCG GGCAACATACCAcggatctgacgtggtgagagaattctggcaaaaacaagagaaagagCTGTACaatagattgcgggatcaggg AAACGTGAAGAACATGTGGTGTTGTCTCGCTTCCCATTACTTTGAATGGGTGGCTGGAATACCGGAACTGAAGTTCATGAGTATCCGAGAAAAG AGGCGAAGGTTTACCCTACAAAACAGTCATATCGCTGTTTCTCCACCCCTCCTGGTCTTCTTGGAATATAGATGGGACAag TTGAAGCCCAGGATTGCATCAACCCTAGCATCATCTCTAGCCGTCATACTGTag
- a CDS encoding hypothetical protein (NECATOR_CHRIV.G16222.T1), with amino-acid sequence MMPSQRDYTPQMGLASQHEAVEGTASISEQLRLRVVVFFITTWPGDNVLTTSHTEESSEKKLSVAHKFDIAHSIVLLDGKRFKQQRLLPEGGKDGSVEAFHPVAHCHQ; translated from the coding sequence ATGATGCCAAGTCAGCGTGACTACACTCCCCAAATGGGGCTGGCCTCGCAACACGAAGCTGTTGAAGGCACGGCATCAATCAGCGAGCAGTTACGATTACGTGTGGTGGTGTTTTTCATTACAACATGGCCGGGAGACAACGTTTTGACGACTTCACACACGGAAGAATCAtcggaaaaaaagttaagtGTAGCCCATAAGTTTGATATTGCTCACAGCATTGTTTTGCTAGATGGAAAACGTTTCAAACAACAGCGACTGCTGCCCGAAGGAGGCAAGGATGGGTCTGTTGAAGCGTTCCATCCGGTTGCGCACTgtcatcaataa
- a CDS encoding hypothetical protein (NECATOR_CHRIV.G16221.T1), translating to MPPPPLQRIPSDDETDKKEEQLPELAVEERHFPISLFGYRLAMDTNQNSNFQYLIGKFDQLEICISP from the exons ATGCCTCCCCCACCTCTTCAGCGCATACCTTCTGATGACGAAACcgataagaaagaagaacagcTGCCTGAACTTGCTGTTGAGGAAAGACATTTT ccGATATCACTGTTTGGTTATCGACTCGCCATGGACACAAACCAAAACTCCAATTTTCAGTATCTAATCGGAAAATTTGACCAATTAGAAAT TTGTATTTCACCTTAA
- a CDS encoding hypothetical protein (NECATOR_CHRIV.G16221.T3), giving the protein MPPPPLQRIPSDDETDKKEEQLPELAVEERHFPISLFGYRLAMDTNQNSNFQYLIGKFDQLEIYCDAPNETFCPRPFRCSFDMSIEEALHFPQNICTRIPGNIPRI; this is encoded by the exons ATGCCTCCCCCACCTCTTCAGCGCATACCTTCTGATGACGAAACcgataagaaagaagaacagcTGCCTGAACTTGCTGTTGAGGAAAGACATTTT ccGATATCACTGTTTGGTTATCGACTCGCCATGGACACAAACCAAAACTCCAATTTTCAGTATCTAATCGGAAAATTTGACCAATTAGAAAT ATATTGCGATGCTCCAAATGAGACCTTCTGTCCGCGACCATTCAGATGCTCCTTTGATATGTCAATTGAAGAAGCTCTTCATTTTCCTCAGAACATTTGCACAAGAATACCG GGCAACATACCAcggatctga